A section of the Nitrospiria bacterium genome encodes:
- a CDS encoding homoserine dehydrogenase produces the protein MSIRNLHKPKPIMVGIIGLGTVGTGVVRILQDNHDVIEKRLGTSLEIKKISDLDVERDRGLTLAPGILIPDAQTILNDPEIEIVVELIGGHHPAREFILEALKKGKHVVTANKALLAECGEDLFQAAEEAGVDLFFEASVGGGIPIIRILKEGLSANRIESIFGIINGTANFILTKMSEEEKSFEQCLAEAQQLGFAEADPTLDIEGIDSAHKLAILVMLAFGTPVSLSEIYTEGISKVSAIDIEFAKEFGYVIKLLAIAKGGINTVEARVHPTMVPKNYLIATVGGAYNAVYVQGDAVGKTLFYGRGAGDLPTGSAVVSDMMEIGRNILKGAAGRLPATSYPLKQRRVLKIKPIEQIESLYYLRFMAQDQPRVLSKISGILGDHSISISSVLQKGRKKNGAVPVVMMTHRAQEKNVQLALKEIQNMSQVLNETVLIRVEGEEE, from the coding sequence ATGAGTATCCGGAACCTTCACAAACCCAAACCGATTATGGTCGGAATCATCGGCTTAGGCACTGTGGGAACGGGAGTGGTCCGAATCCTTCAAGACAATCATGACGTGATCGAAAAACGCCTAGGGACTTCCTTAGAGATCAAAAAAATTTCAGATTTGGATGTGGAACGTGATCGAGGCCTAACCCTCGCCCCTGGAATACTGATTCCTGATGCCCAAACCATTTTAAATGATCCCGAAATCGAAATCGTCGTGGAATTAATTGGAGGTCATCACCCAGCCCGTGAATTCATTTTAGAGGCGCTCAAAAAAGGAAAACATGTGGTCACTGCTAATAAAGCCCTATTGGCTGAATGCGGGGAAGACCTTTTTCAAGCCGCCGAGGAAGCAGGTGTAGATCTTTTTTTTGAAGCCAGCGTGGGGGGAGGTATTCCCATAATCAGGATTTTGAAAGAGGGGTTAAGCGCCAACCGGATCGAGTCCATCTTTGGCATTATTAATGGGACCGCCAATTTCATTCTGACCAAAATGTCAGAGGAGGAAAAAAGTTTTGAGCAGTGCTTAGCAGAGGCACAGCAGCTCGGTTTTGCCGAGGCGGACCCTACCCTGGATATAGAAGGAATCGATTCGGCCCACAAATTGGCCATATTGGTAATGCTGGCATTTGGAACCCCCGTCTCACTTTCTGAGATTTATACCGAGGGCATTTCAAAGGTTTCCGCCATCGATATCGAATTTGCCAAGGAGTTTGGGTATGTCATTAAACTGCTTGCTATTGCAAAAGGAGGAATCAATACGGTAGAAGCCAGAGTCCATCCCACCATGGTTCCCAAAAACTACCTGATTGCAACGGTGGGAGGGGCTTATAATGCCGTATATGTCCAGGGAGACGCCGTGGGGAAAACCCTATTTTACGGGCGGGGAGCAGGGGATCTCCCGACAGGAAGTGCAGTGGTCAGTGACATGATGGAAATCGGAAGAAATATCCTGAAAGGGGCCGCCGGTAGACTTCCGGCTACCTCCTATCCTCTTAAACAAAGACGGGTGTTGAAAATTAAACCCATTGAGCAGATCGAAAGTCTTTATTATCTTCGGTTTATGGCTCAGGATCAGCCCAGGGTTTTGTCCAAAATTTCCGGTATCCTGGGGGACCACTCTATCAGTATATCTTCCGTTCTCCAAAAAGGGAGAAAAAAGAATGGGGCCGTCCCGGTCGTGATGATGACCCACCGGGCCCAGGAAAAAAATGTGCAGTTGGCTTTGAAAGAAATTCAAAACATGTCCCAAGTTCTTAATGAAACCGTTCTCATTCGAGTGGAAGGGGAAGAGGAATAA
- the cimA gene encoding citramalate synthase has protein sequence MPLIDIYDTTLRDGAQAEDVSFSVEDKLRVTQKLDELGVPYIEGGWPGANPKDVKYFQEVRKLNLKNAKVVAFGSTRKGDSKVGKDSNIKELVAAGTEIVTIFGKSWDLHAREILRVSLKKNLELIEDSVAYLISKGKRVFYDAEHFFDGFRANPEYAIKTLEKAQEAGAECIILCDTKGGTMPWELRTAFGQVRREISIPLGIHAHNDSEMAVANSLIAVELGATQVQGTINGFGERCGNANLCSVIPNLQFKMGIECLSKERLQNLLGTSRFVSEIANLSPNKHQPYVGESAFAHKGGVHVHAVQKNPETYEHIPPGNVGNRQRILVSDYAGRSNLLIKAKDYGIRMKKKDPKLQEVLKTLKELEEMGFQFEGAEGSFELLMRKAKGTYKRFFDLVGFRVIVEKRKEGENPISEATIMVKVKGEIEHTAAVGDGPVNALDHALRRALEKFYPSLKSVRLLDYKVRVLAANQGTASKVRVLIESGDQHRKWETVGVSENIIEASWQALVDSIEYKLLKEES, from the coding sequence ATGCCTTTGATTGATATTTACGACACTACTTTAAGAGATGGTGCTCAGGCAGAGGATGTCTCCTTTTCGGTGGAAGACAAATTAAGAGTCACCCAGAAATTGGATGAACTGGGGGTTCCCTACATTGAAGGAGGATGGCCGGGGGCCAACCCAAAAGATGTCAAATATTTTCAGGAGGTCCGGAAACTTAACCTGAAAAATGCAAAAGTCGTGGCCTTTGGCTCCACCCGCAAAGGAGACTCCAAAGTCGGTAAGGATTCAAATATTAAAGAACTGGTGGCGGCCGGGACCGAGATTGTCACCATATTTGGAAAAAGCTGGGATCTCCACGCCAGGGAAATTTTAAGGGTATCATTGAAAAAAAACCTGGAACTGATTGAAGATTCCGTTGCCTATCTGATTTCTAAAGGTAAAAGGGTATTCTACGACGCGGAACACTTTTTTGACGGATTTAGGGCAAACCCGGAATATGCCATCAAAACCCTTGAAAAAGCCCAAGAGGCTGGAGCGGAATGTATCATCTTATGCGACACCAAGGGGGGAACCATGCCTTGGGAGTTGAGGACCGCCTTCGGTCAAGTCAGAAGGGAAATCAGTATCCCCCTTGGGATTCATGCACACAATGATTCAGAAATGGCAGTGGCCAACTCGCTGATCGCGGTGGAGTTAGGCGCGACACAGGTTCAAGGCACCATCAATGGTTTTGGAGAACGGTGTGGGAACGCCAACCTTTGCTCGGTCATTCCCAATTTGCAGTTCAAAATGGGCATTGAATGCCTTTCAAAAGAGCGCCTTCAAAACCTTTTGGGAACCTCCCGATTCGTGAGCGAAATTGCCAATCTTTCCCCCAACAAGCATCAGCCTTATGTTGGTGAATCGGCTTTTGCCCACAAGGGAGGAGTCCACGTTCACGCCGTTCAAAAAAACCCGGAGACCTATGAGCATATCCCCCCCGGCAATGTGGGAAACCGGCAGCGCATCCTGGTTTCCGATTACGCCGGGCGAAGCAATCTATTAATTAAAGCAAAAGATTACGGCATTCGCATGAAAAAAAAGGACCCCAAACTCCAGGAGGTACTGAAAACCCTCAAGGAATTAGAAGAAATGGGGTTCCAATTCGAGGGGGCCGAGGGTTCATTTGAGCTTCTCATGAGAAAAGCTAAGGGAACCTATAAACGGTTCTTTGACCTGGTGGGGTTTCGGGTCATTGTGGAGAAAAGGAAGGAAGGGGAAAATCCCATTTCAGAGGCCACCATCATGGTAAAGGTAAAGGGAGAAATTGAGCACACAGCCGCCGTGGGGGACGGCCCTGTGAATGCGCTGGATCATGCCTTAAGACGGGCTTTGGAGAAATTCTATCCCTCTCTCAAATCCGTTCGCCTGCTGGACTATAAAGTTCGCGTTCTGGCTGCAAACCAGGGAACGGCATCGAAAGTTCGGGTTCTTATCGAATCAGGAGACCAGCATCGGAAATGGGAAACCG
- the thrC gene encoding threonine synthase, whose protein sequence is MDQQPRKKNWQGVIREYAPYLPISEQTPIVTLLEGNTPLFRAKRLAQVIAPTVELYLKFEGMNPSGSFKDRGMTLAISKAVEAGSKTVICASTGNTSASAAAYSAHAGLETFVLIPEGKIAMGKLAQAIIHGATVIQVEGNFDQALSIVKQLSTDFSITLVNSINPHRLEGQKTAAFEVCDALGEAPEFHFLPVGNAGNITAYWKGYQDYRRHNKITRFPKMMGFQAEGAAPIVLGRVVENPKTVATAIRIGNPASWKSALKARDESGGIIDRISDEEILEAYQKVASLEGIFCEPASAASVAGLAKWYQKGQLQEGGIVVCTLTGHGLKDAGIALEVSQKPISVKADFQEVAKVMGL, encoded by the coding sequence ATGGACCAACAACCTCGAAAAAAAAACTGGCAGGGGGTCATCCGGGAATATGCCCCCTATCTCCCGATCAGTGAACAAACACCCATTGTGACACTGTTGGAGGGAAACACCCCCTTATTTCGAGCCAAAAGACTGGCCCAGGTCATTGCGCCCACCGTTGAATTGTATCTTAAATTCGAAGGAATGAACCCCTCAGGATCTTTTAAAGACCGAGGGATGACTCTAGCCATCTCAAAAGCGGTGGAAGCGGGCTCCAAAACCGTCATCTGTGCTTCCACTGGAAACACATCGGCATCCGCTGCAGCGTATAGTGCCCATGCAGGTCTTGAAACCTTTGTTTTAATTCCCGAGGGAAAAATCGCCATGGGAAAACTGGCCCAAGCCATCATCCATGGTGCCACGGTGATTCAAGTGGAAGGTAATTTTGACCAAGCACTCAGTATTGTGAAGCAATTGTCCACTGATTTTTCCATTACTTTGGTCAATTCCATTAACCCCCATCGCCTCGAGGGCCAGAAAACCGCCGCCTTTGAGGTTTGTGATGCTTTGGGGGAAGCGCCTGAATTTCATTTTTTGCCCGTTGGAAATGCAGGAAACATTACCGCTTACTGGAAAGGTTATCAAGATTACCGCAGGCATAATAAAATTACCCGGTTTCCAAAAATGATGGGTTTTCAAGCAGAAGGAGCCGCTCCCATTGTGTTAGGAAGAGTGGTCGAAAATCCCAAAACGGTTGCAACCGCCATTCGAATCGGCAATCCCGCCAGTTGGAAAAGCGCCTTGAAGGCAAGAGATGAATCAGGGGGAATAATTGATCGGATTTCCGATGAGGAGATACTGGAGGCTTACCAAAAGGTGGCCAGTTTGGAGGGAATATTCTGCGAACCGGCATCCGCCGCATCCGTTGCCGGTTTGGCCAAATGGTATCAAAAGGGTCAACTCCAAGAAGGAGGGATTGTGGTCTGCACACTGACAGGCCATGGATTGAAAGATGCGGGAATAGCCCTGGAGGTTTCTCAAAAACCCATTTCCGTAAAAGCGGACTTCCAGGAAGTGGCCAAGGTAATGGGTCTTTAA
- a CDS encoding aspartate kinase, producing the protein MSLIVQKYGGTSVGSVERIQRIAKRVAATRDQGHRIVVVVSAMGGETDRLIQLAHQVCEAPNEREMDMLLSTGERVTIALLSMALQQLKVPACSFTGRQVGIFTDSVHTKARIEKISADRLNEALEEGVIPVVAGFQGINQKSDVTTLGRGGSDTTAVALAAALKADFCDIFTDVDGVFTTDPNIVPSARKLHKISYEEMLEMASLGAKVLNTRSVGFAMIYQVPVRVRSSFNDNPGTLVTKEDLEMEQVVVSGITYDKNQAKITIPAVPDKPGIASRIFSAIADYNIIVDTIIQNISHDGLTDISFTVPRDDAKKAGELVSKITKEIGAKEVQIKEDVANVSIIGVGMRSHSGVAAKMFSSLAQEGINILMISTSEIKISCVIDARYAELAVRTLHDAFELGKK; encoded by the coding sequence ATGAGCTTGATCGTTCAAAAATATGGAGGAACCTCCGTGGGAAGCGTTGAGCGGATACAAAGAATCGCTAAACGGGTTGCGGCAACTCGAGATCAAGGCCACCGAATAGTGGTTGTGGTCTCCGCCATGGGAGGGGAGACCGACCGTCTCATTCAACTGGCACATCAGGTGTGTGAAGCCCCCAACGAACGGGAAATGGACATGCTCCTTTCCACCGGTGAGCGGGTGACCATTGCCCTGTTGAGTATGGCCCTTCAGCAACTGAAAGTACCTGCCTGCTCCTTTACCGGCCGCCAGGTGGGAATTTTTACCGACAGCGTTCATACAAAGGCAAGAATTGAAAAAATCTCTGCGGATCGGCTGAATGAAGCCCTTGAGGAAGGTGTGATTCCTGTCGTCGCCGGGTTTCAGGGCATTAATCAAAAATCAGACGTCACCACCCTTGGACGAGGAGGATCCGACACCACCGCGGTGGCGTTGGCGGCAGCCCTGAAGGCGGACTTCTGCGATATTTTTACAGATGTGGATGGGGTTTTTACCACCGATCCCAATATCGTTCCTTCCGCGCGAAAGCTCCACAAGATTTCCTATGAGGAGATGTTAGAGATGGCCTCCTTAGGGGCAAAAGTACTCAATACCCGTTCGGTGGGGTTTGCCATGATCTACCAGGTCCCTGTGAGGGTTCGTTCCAGTTTTAACGATAACCCCGGAACCTTGGTCACAAAGGAGGACCTTGAAATGGAACAAGTGGTCGTCTCAGGTATCACCTATGATAAAAACCAAGCGAAAATCACAATTCCCGCCGTGCCGGATAAACCCGGAATTGCTTCACGGATTTTCTCTGCGATAGCCGACTACAACATCATTGTGGATACCATTATTCAAAACATCAGCCACGACGGTCTCACCGATATCTCTTTCACCGTTCCACGGGATGATGCAAAAAAAGCAGGGGAACTCGTTTCAAAAATCACAAAGGAAATCGGGGCAAAGGAAGTCCAGATCAAAGAAGACGTGGCCAACGTTTCCATTATCGGTGTGGGGATGCGGTCCCACTCAGGGGTCGCGGCAAAAATGTTTTCTTCTCTGGCCCAGGAAGGGATCAATATTCTCATGATCAGCACCTCCGAGATAAAAATCTCCTGTGTGATTGATGCGCGGTACGCGGAATTGGCGGTGAGGACCTTACACGATGCCTTTGAACTTGGGAAAAAATAA